A window from Bradysia coprophila strain Holo2 chromosome X unlocalized genomic scaffold, BU_Bcop_v1 contig_20, whole genome shotgun sequence encodes these proteins:
- the LOC119068652 gene encoding vesicle-associated membrane protein 7: MPLLYSVISRGTTVLAKYAECVGNFAEVTEQIMTKISSDNHKLTYSHGSYLIHYICEDRIIYMCITDDEFERARAFLFLTDIKRRFISSYGLQAATAIAYAMNTEFSRTLASEMKHYSESREVDAISRVHGQIDELKDIMVKNIENVTARGERVELLVNKTENLRNTSVSFRKTSRNLARAMFWKNIKLYVLVGTIVLFIVYVIISMACGGLAWQSCIHKS, encoded by the exons ATGCCACTGTTGTATAGTGTAATATCCCGTGGAACGACCGTTCTAGCCAAATATGCTGAATGTGTTGGCAATTTTGCTGAAGTAACCGAACAAATAATGACGAAAATCTCATCTGACAATCATAAATTGACCTATTCGCATGGAAGCTATCTCATTCATTACATTTGCGAGGATCGAATTATTTACATGTGCATTACAGATGAT GAGTTTGAAAGAGCGCGAGCGTTTCTATTCCTCACGGACATTAAGCGAAGGTTTATCTCATCGTACGGTTTACAAGCCGCTACGGCTATTGCTTATGCTATGAATACTGAATTTTCGAGAACGCTGGCATCTGAAATGAAACATTACAGTGAGTCGAGAGAGGTGGACGCTATATCTCGAGTTCATGGACAGATTGATGAACTCAAGGACATTATGGTGAAGAATATAG aaaatgtgaCCGCACGCGGTGAACGTGTAGAACTTCTCGTCAACAAAACGGAAAACCTGCGTAATACTTCAGTATCGTTTCGTAAGACTTCACGTAATTTAGCACGGGCTATGTTCTGGAAGAACATTAAACTGTATGTGCTGGTCGGAACCATTGTCTTATTTATTGTATATGTGATCATCAGTATGGCTTGTGGTGGTTTAGCATGGCAAAGTTGCATACATAAAAgttaa